Below is a genomic region from Scomber scombrus chromosome 3, fScoSco1.1, whole genome shotgun sequence.
ACCCTTCATCCCTAATCATTCAACCCtcatccctccattccttcaTCCCTCATCCCTTCACGTCTAACACTTCTACTTTTGTTGCAATAAATCCTTAAACTAAGGATTTAAATTGGtgtggtctttgttagtgaatGTAGTTTGATCCCAGTCTGAGGCAACCCTGTGATGGAAAGATCATTTAGtcctggaaacacacactggGTGTTATCTGTTCACTAATCTGTTGTTAGTAAGAGTATAGCTTGACATTTAGCCTGTCATTTGTACATGTGAATTCAAAGTCAGATTCATTTCTTCCAGATTCTGAATATCtggctctttttttgtttgttgctgGGTGCTCAAACATCTGCTTGATGTTAGGTTGATGAGAACAGCGAGAGTCAaccaatgagctgaaagatgaaaaacaaaaaccctgTAAAACCAAGAAGAGTTTTGAGTTTTCTGGGGTTTTGTGACTATGAGTGACCCCTTTTTCGTGTCAAATGTGTCTTTGACAGTCATCAGAGCAGGTTTCAACTGTCTCTGATGTATTGTAGATGCAAATGAGTTGAATCTGGTACAATCTGTTCACTATGCAGGGCTAGACAGAGAGTCTTTGTTAAACATTAACGCAGTGCTTTTGTTGCTCTATCTGCTTTTAACTCAACACTCTGGTTTTGATCAAGTGTAACTTTACCTGTTGGTTGGCTTTTAGTGCATTGAATTTCAAATCAGCACACCACAGAGACAAGTGATGTGTAAATAGATGCACAGACACGCCCTCGCATGAGACCACACATATTGTTTGTACCTGTACTGCTGCAGCTCAGTCTCTAGCTGTGTGATCCTGGACTGGAGCTGCGGCACAGACTGGGCCTGTTCCTGGATCATCCGAACCCTCTCAAGCCCCAAGCTCAGAGCCTCCCTGGCCTCCTCCGCTCGCCTCCTGATGGAGATCATCCAAGATTATCAAACCATTTGTCTAAATAAAACGTCTACACTCTGCTATCAAACATGATCAAACTTTATGAAACTCCCCGTAATAAATGCTCCAACCTGATTTGAGCATTCTCCTTCCTCAATGCACCCTCCACCCCATGCAGCTTGCGCACTTCCTGGTACGCCCATcgcacctcctcctccagacGCTCATTAAATTTGATGGCCTCCTCCAGCTGCCCGTCACGTGAGGAGCGGATGAGCTTCAACTCCCTTAAGAGGGGGTCTCTCATGTCCCGTCTCCTCAATGACCTCCTCTCCCTGTCACCTCCAGCACTAGACTGTCCTTTAATTCTGAGAGTTGGCACCAGTTTTCCCTGTATGAGGGTGATGGAAGTTGTAGGAGACGAAACAGTAGACTTAAAGCTGGAGGCAGAGGGGAGGGTGCGGCTCCTCTCGCGTCGGAGGGCCACCTCCAGCGCCAGGCAGCGAGCATCGCTCCCCTGCAGTGCTGAACGGAGGTCCTCCACCAACTCCCTCAGAGCTGCTACCTCCTCTGGAGAAGAAAGAGACTGTTAAACTTGTGGTGAAAGTGAAACCAAATCACCTTGTGTATGGGTCAGTTTTTCTTAGATAAATATTGATCTAAATACAAGAGCAGAGAACAGGATCTCACTTTGAAAGAGTATTTTGTATTAGTATCTTACACAGCTTTTTTCAGTGACACTAAGTACTATTACTCAGGTACTACACATATACACaggttaaaaaaaggttaaaaaaaattaaaggaaaattcaACATAAATTGTCatagtaaggtgttgggccagCTTAAGTGCTCCTTGGTattgattctacagtctctgaactctactggagggatttTTGATGATGGCAGTGGAGAGCACTGTCCAACACATCGCACCAAAACTTCCATAGGTGTTCAGTTCAgttgagatgtggtgactgtAAAGGCCATAGCAtgtgattcacatcattttcatactcatcaaaccattcagtgacccctcgtgCCCTATGGATTGGAgtattgtcatcctggaagagaccactcccatcaggatagataTGGTGaggtttcatcataggataaacatgatcactcagaacaactttgtattgatgtgcagtgacccttccccttactgtttttttctttaattttttaccCGTCTGGTAGTACTGTACAACTGTACGTAATTTGCACTTTATGCTACTTTATGTACTTCCACTCACTTTAGAGGGAAATGTTGTATTTCAAACTGCATTTCAGTTGTCTGGCAGCTGTGGTAAGTGGTAACTGATTGACATACAAAACATATGGTGAAAACAATACAGAGTAATTTTACATGAACCTTTTGACCTTTGAATTAACTTGTAatggagactttttttttaaagtgtgcctcctttacttttttttttacttgagtaaatgatCTGAACACACTCTCCCCCACTATACTTTTTAGAAAACAGAGCAGTTTAGAAAAgctggtgcaggaggaggataATAAATCAGGAGTGAAAGTAGGGAAAGTTACAGTTGCTAAAGACATTTTGGTATTTGGTATTAATATTATCCTCCCTTTCCCTACACACTGTCTCAAGACAACTATTAATGCTGTGTGTATTTCTAACTAGTGAATAATGAGTAGGGCTACATTACAAGTAGGCAGCCAGATGAGTTTAGGAATAAGAGGAACACAACTATTGCTTTTACAAACAAGGGTTTAAACTAGAGCCACAGTACACAATTGTAAGTGGAGCAAAATACCTCCCCAAAGTTTTTCATAAACCTCATCGAGGTGTGCACAGTTACAGTTAGAAGGTATGGCACCAGACTACATTAACTCTCAATATTCTATGAGGCATTTAAATGCAGTAAGACTTGCAGTATGAGGTAAACATCAGTACCTGACTCACGGTCTTCTGTGGTTCGACCTTTACTAGGTCTGTGAGCTGGTCCACTCTGATCTCTCGTCAGATCaaaactgacacattttctcctcctgacGCGCGGCCACCGGAGCCGGATCTGTCTCTCCACCAGCTCCGTGTCCTCAGTAACGGGCAGACGCCAGGCACACTCCCTGGTGCCTCTGCGCAAACTGCGCACACGGAAATACCCACAGAGGCGCGAGTGAAAGTCTTTAAAGGACAGCTGGCTGGGCAGCCCTGAACATACATCTTTGAACTCttcgtcctcttcctctttctctgcatCTCCAGTTACTCCTTTCTGTCCTTTCGTCTTTCCTTTCTCAGTTCCAGTGATCCCCAGCACTGCGCAGAGTGAGGTGAAATCCTCCGCAGACACCGTATCGTCCCGGTTGGTGTAAGCAAGGTGGTGGAAGACCTCCTGCAGGTATTGATCTATTCCAGTGGCCAAGACTACGATTTCGTTCTCTACACTGGGATCAGGGCAGTGGTGATGGGCCAGTGCGCTCCGTAGCCACTCGCTTTTACGCGCTGCTCGGGGCGAGGGCTGGACGCACTGCAGAGCCAACGCAGCACGCTCCATGACTGCACATAAACTTACTTTCTCCTCCAGGTGTTAccaaataaaaatctgatcaCGGTAATAAGCACCGGATATAATTTCAACCGTGGATTAAACTGAAAGGCTTTCTTGTGCGCTTTGGTGCAGCGTAATTCTCTGGAAACCTCACCTTAGATTCCTTTCCGGCACATCAAGTCAAGATCTGATCCCCTCGGGTGCTAAAACTCCCAGTCCTCCGACTCCACCCTTTttgtggagacacacacacacacacacacacacacacacacacacacacacacacacacacacacacacacacacacacacacacacacacacacacacacacacacacacactctgtgtgTGACTGAACAGTGCCAACGAAGTGCTTTTTACAGATTTCTGTGAAGTGAAGCCAATGTTGATGCAGTAATAGTCTGAGATTACGAAAAGTGCATCACACactcacccacccacacacacacacacacagatacacatagaCACTGCTAAAGCATATCCAACTAATCATGTCCTTGATGAACTCTCTGAAAGTACTCAGAGACACTTGAGTTTTAGGATCTGTGGTAAATTCTTACAATAAGCAGTATCTGCAATCCATATCTCTGTTGATTATCAGATGAAATCTAATGTGAGTTCACATACGATATTGCTCATATAAGTGAGTTTTTAGGGCTTTGTCGaaatgtgataaaaacaaaaccataacAATTCAGAATGAGTCATGGTGGGTTTCAGTTTGCACTTTAACCAGAATGATGCTTAAGTGGACCTGACTCACTACCTGTGtggcagcaacaacaaaaaaagagtaaaatgactCTTGATATTTAATCTGTCGCCAGTTGCCAGCCGCACACATTCCTTCAATTGGAAGTCAaccattcatttcttttttttctcgaGGAAACCGAGCAACTCCCAGCGGAAATACCTTTCCCCACTCTGACCTCACCACTTGTCACAAACCTGACAGCCTAAACAAAGAGAGCATCTTGG
It encodes:
- the si:ch211-112f3.4 gene encoding LOW QUALITY PROTEIN: EF-hand and coiled-coil domain-containing protein 1 (The sequence of the model RefSeq protein was modified relative to this genomic sequence to represent the inferred CDS: substituted 1 base at 1 genomic stop codon), translating into MERAALALQCVQPSPRAARKSEWLRSALAHHHCPDPSVENEIVVLATGIDQYLQEVFHHLAYTNRDDTVSAEDFTSLCAVLGITGTEKGKTKGQKGVTGDAEKEEEDEEFKDVCSGLPSQLSFKDFHSRLCGYFRVRSLRRGTRECAWRLPVTEDTELVERQIRLRWPRVRRRKCVSFDLTRDQSGPAHRPSKGRTTEDLXQSLSSPEEVAALRELVEDLRSALQGSDARCLALEVALRRERSRTLPSASSFKSTVSSPTTSITLIQGKLVPTLRIKGQSSAGGDRERRSLRRRDMRDPLLRELKLIRSSRDGQLEEAIKFNERLEEEVRWAYQEVRKLHGVEGALRKENAQIRRRAEEAREALSLGLERVRMIQEQAQSVPQLQSRITQLETELQQYRYKQYVCRCLSTQQQTKKDPSDAEGLQRAVEGRAASDEEEEDRGMSEEGQCCLMEVKKQISRLHSCRKGCQKHVVHQLLSQSHLHDKNLTSKDSRGRCTWKEPNQQHPEGCRNCEEEKKTEEEEDKTRLEETEKTCLSLLEEKLKDTLTLLLQLRNKNVSRRALGKIVMDTLDVCSRTGDAPSQVLQVANALCMRLSSSDLLGDGEDDGGGNLLVPPSGCQSSSVNSLLISC